From the Kitasatospora viridis genome, one window contains:
- a CDS encoding ABC transporter ATP-binding protein, which yields MSTLTKSEPAGTAPETAGPFLSVRDLQVRFRTEDGIVKAVNNLTFDLERGKTLGIVGESGSGKSVSNLAVMGLHNPRNTTIEGSVTLDGKDLLHASQRDLEKLRGNKMAMIFQDALAALSPYYTIGRQIAEPFMKHTGASKKEGRERAIEMLRRVGIPQPQTRVDDFPHQFSGGMRQRAMIAMALVCDPELLIADEPTTALDVTVQAQIVDLLKDLQQESGTSIIFITHDLGVIREIADDVLVMYAGRAVERGTMREVLKSSQHPYGWGLLSSIPRINASVDIPLMPIPGTPPSLLNPPSGCAFNPRCTYKELVPGDRCVTERPPLEMANGHLSACHLTAEQKQSILTEQILPRLSS from the coding sequence GTGAGCACCCTCACCAAGTCCGAGCCCGCCGGCACCGCACCCGAGACCGCCGGCCCCTTCCTCTCGGTGCGCGACCTGCAGGTCCGTTTCCGCACCGAGGACGGCATCGTCAAGGCCGTCAACAACCTGACCTTCGACCTGGAGCGCGGCAAGACCCTCGGCATCGTGGGCGAGTCCGGCTCCGGCAAGTCGGTCTCCAACCTCGCCGTGATGGGTCTGCACAACCCGCGCAACACCACCATCGAGGGCTCCGTCACCCTCGACGGCAAGGACCTGCTCCACGCCTCGCAGCGGGACCTGGAGAAGCTCCGCGGCAACAAGATGGCGATGATCTTCCAGGACGCGCTGGCCGCGCTGTCGCCGTACTACACGATCGGCCGGCAGATCGCCGAGCCGTTCATGAAGCACACCGGCGCCAGCAAGAAGGAGGGCCGCGAGCGCGCGATCGAGATGCTGCGCCGGGTGGGCATCCCGCAGCCGCAGACCCGGGTCGACGACTTCCCGCACCAGTTCTCCGGCGGTATGCGCCAGCGCGCGATGATCGCCATGGCGCTGGTCTGCGACCCCGAGCTGCTGATCGCCGACGAGCCGACCACCGCGCTCGACGTGACCGTCCAGGCCCAGATCGTGGACCTGCTCAAGGACCTCCAGCAGGAGTCCGGCACCTCGATCATCTTCATCACCCACGACCTCGGCGTGATCCGCGAGATCGCCGACGACGTGCTGGTGATGTACGCGGGTCGCGCCGTCGAGCGCGGCACCATGCGCGAGGTGCTCAAGAGCTCCCAGCACCCGTACGGCTGGGGCCTGCTCAGCTCGATCCCGCGGATCAACGCCTCGGTCGACATCCCGCTGATGCCGATCCCGGGCACCCCGCCGTCCCTGCTGAACCCGCCCTCGGGCTGCGCCTTCAACCCGCGCTGCACGTACAAGGAGCTGGTGCCCGGAGACCGCTGCGTCACCGAGCGCCCGCCGCTGGAGATGGCGAACGGCCACCTGTCGGCCTGCCACCTGACGGCCGAGCAGAAGCAGTCCATCCTCACCGAGCAGATCCTGCCCCGGCTGAGCAGCTGA
- a CDS encoding ABC transporter ATP-binding protein, with protein sequence MSAEQTSLAKKKEPAAAPGRPLLEVEGLTKHFPVMGGFPFKRQVGAVQAVDDVSFTVAEGESLGLVGESGCGKSTTGRLVTRLYEPTAGSIKYLGQDITHASRKELAPIRSEIQMIFQDPYSSLNPRHTVGTIITNPMEINGINPPGGREARVKELLEIVGLNPEHYNRFPHEFSGGQRQRIGVARALALNPKLIIADEPVSALDVSIQAQVVNLLQNLQRELGIAFVFIAHDLSIVRHFSQRVAVMYLGKVVEIADRDSLYERPRHPYTHALLSAAPDADPDNAAAERIRLTGDVPSPLNPPSGCRFRTRCWKAQEKCATEEPVLLQLSGSADGHLTACHFPEDGDAKPATAAKVTDTVPEPRETED encoded by the coding sequence ATGAGCGCAGAGCAGACCTCGCTGGCCAAGAAGAAGGAGCCGGCCGCCGCCCCCGGTCGTCCCCTCCTGGAGGTCGAAGGCCTCACCAAGCACTTCCCCGTGATGGGCGGGTTCCCGTTCAAGCGGCAGGTCGGTGCGGTGCAGGCGGTCGACGACGTCAGCTTCACCGTCGCCGAGGGCGAGAGCCTGGGCCTGGTCGGTGAGTCCGGCTGTGGCAAGTCGACCACCGGTCGTCTGGTCACCCGGCTGTACGAGCCCACCGCCGGCAGCATCAAGTACCTCGGCCAGGACATCACGCACGCCTCCCGCAAGGAGCTGGCGCCGATCCGGTCCGAGATCCAGATGATCTTCCAGGACCCGTACTCCTCGCTGAACCCGCGTCACACCGTCGGTACGATCATCACCAACCCGATGGAGATCAACGGGATCAACCCGCCCGGCGGCCGCGAGGCCCGGGTCAAGGAGCTCCTGGAGATCGTCGGCCTGAACCCGGAGCACTACAACCGGTTCCCGCACGAGTTCTCCGGCGGTCAGCGCCAGCGCATCGGTGTCGCCCGCGCGCTCGCCCTCAACCCGAAGCTGATCATCGCCGACGAGCCGGTCTCCGCGCTCGACGTGTCGATCCAGGCCCAGGTCGTCAACCTGCTGCAGAACCTGCAGCGGGAGCTGGGCATCGCCTTCGTCTTCATCGCCCACGACCTGTCGATCGTGCGGCACTTCTCGCAGCGCGTCGCGGTGATGTACCTGGGCAAGGTCGTGGAGATCGCGGACCGCGACTCGCTCTACGAGCGGCCGCGCCACCCGTACACCCACGCGCTGCTCTCGGCGGCCCCCGACGCCGACCCGGACAACGCCGCGGCCGAGCGGATCCGGCTCACCGGTGACGTCCCGTCGCCGCTGAACCCGCCGTCCGGCTGCCGGTTCCGCACCCGGTGCTGGAAGGCGCAGGAGAAGTGCGCGACGGAGGAGCCGGTGCTGCTCCAGCTCTCCGGCAGCGCCGACGGTCACCTGACCGCCTGCCACTTCCCGGAGGACGGCGACGCCAAGCCCGCGACGGCGGCCAAGGTCACCGACACCGTCCCGGAGCCGCGCGAGACCGAGGACTGA
- a CDS encoding ABC transporter ATP-binding protein — protein sequence MVNDGATALGAAQPEEAAFAHPVSSGEPILEVRGLVKHFPLTQGVLFKKQVGAVKAVDGVSFDLIKGETLGIVGESGCGKSTLAKVLMNLEQATGGSVRYKGEEISRLGGSALKAVRRNIQMVFQDPYTSLNPRMTVGDIIGEPYEIHPEVAPKGERRKAVQDLLDVVGLNPEYINRYPHQFSGGQRQRIGIARGLALKPEIIICDEPVSALDVSVQAQVINLLEQLQGEFDLSYMFIAHDLSIVRHISDRVGVMYLGKMVEIGADLEIYDHATHPYTQALLSAVPVPDPGAREHRDRIVLTGDVPSPANPPSGCRFRTRCWKAQEKCAIEEPLLARPHWLTGPAAHDSACHFASERADDGGAATEGDRSGS from the coding sequence GTGGTGAATGACGGCGCCACCGCGCTCGGCGCGGCCCAACCGGAGGAGGCGGCCTTCGCCCACCCGGTGTCCAGCGGCGAGCCGATCCTGGAAGTGCGCGGCCTGGTCAAGCACTTCCCGCTGACCCAGGGCGTGCTCTTCAAGAAGCAGGTCGGCGCGGTGAAGGCGGTGGACGGCGTCTCCTTCGACCTGATCAAGGGCGAGACGCTGGGCATCGTCGGCGAGTCCGGCTGCGGCAAGTCCACGCTGGCCAAGGTGCTGATGAACCTGGAGCAGGCCACCGGCGGCTCGGTGCGCTACAAGGGGGAGGAGATCTCCCGGCTGGGCGGCTCGGCGCTGAAGGCGGTCCGGCGCAACATCCAGATGGTCTTCCAGGACCCGTACACCTCGCTCAACCCGCGGATGACGGTCGGTGACATCATCGGCGAGCCCTACGAGATCCACCCCGAGGTGGCGCCCAAGGGCGAGCGGCGCAAGGCCGTGCAGGACCTGCTGGACGTGGTCGGGCTCAACCCCGAGTACATCAACCGCTACCCGCACCAGTTCTCCGGCGGCCAGCGCCAGCGGATCGGGATCGCCCGCGGCCTGGCGCTGAAGCCGGAGATCATCATCTGCGACGAGCCGGTGTCCGCGCTGGACGTCTCGGTGCAGGCCCAGGTGATCAACCTGCTGGAGCAGCTGCAGGGCGAGTTCGACCTGTCGTACATGTTCATCGCGCACGACCTGTCGATCGTGCGGCACATCTCCGACCGGGTCGGCGTGATGTACCTGGGCAAGATGGTGGAGATCGGCGCCGACCTGGAGATCTACGACCACGCCACCCACCCGTACACCCAGGCGCTGCTGTCCGCCGTGCCGGTGCCGGACCCGGGCGCCCGGGAGCACCGGGACCGGATCGTGCTCACCGGCGACGTGCCCTCCCCGGCCAACCCGCCCTCCGGCTGCCGGTTCCGCACCCGGTGCTGGAAGGCCCAGGAGAAGTGCGCCATCGAGGAGCCGCTGCTCGCCCGGCCGCACTGGCTCACCGGGCCGGCGGCGCACGACTCGGCGTGCCACTTCGCGTCGGAGCGGGCCGATGACGGCGGCGCCGCCACCGAGGGCGACCGCAGCGGGTCCTGA
- a CDS encoding ABC transporter ATP-binding protein: MSSSSISAPQPGTAEADTGTQPLLEVRDLKVEFRTRDGVAKAVNGVNYSVDAGETLAILGESGSGKSVSAQAVMGILDSPPGFVTGGQILFKGRDLLKMGKEERRKIRGSQVAMIFQDALSALNPVHTVGAQLGEMFRVHQGASRKDARAKAIELMDRVRIPAAGNRVDDYPHQFSGGMRQRIMIAMAMALEPALIIADEPTTALDVTVQAQVMDLLAELQAEYRMGLILITHDLGVVADVADKIAVMYAGRIVETAPVHDLYGGPGHPYTQGLLDSIPRLDQKGQELYAIKGLPPNLLRIPPGCAFNPRCPRAQEICRTTEPPLFEVTDESGAPRPGRASACHFWKETLRGE; encoded by the coding sequence ATGAGTAGCAGCAGCATCAGCGCGCCGCAGCCCGGTACGGCCGAGGCCGACACCGGGACCCAACCGCTGCTGGAAGTGCGCGACCTGAAGGTGGAGTTCCGCACCCGGGACGGGGTGGCCAAGGCGGTCAACGGGGTGAACTACTCGGTGGACGCCGGCGAGACGCTGGCCATCCTGGGCGAGTCGGGCTCCGGCAAGTCGGTCTCCGCGCAGGCCGTGATGGGCATCCTGGACAGTCCGCCGGGTTTCGTGACCGGCGGTCAGATCCTCTTCAAGGGGCGCGACCTGCTGAAGATGGGCAAGGAGGAGCGGCGCAAGATCCGCGGCTCCCAGGTCGCGATGATCTTCCAGGACGCGCTCTCCGCGCTCAACCCGGTGCACACCGTCGGCGCCCAGCTGGGCGAGATGTTCCGGGTGCACCAGGGCGCCTCGCGCAAGGACGCCAGGGCCAAGGCGATCGAGCTGATGGACCGGGTGCGGATCCCGGCGGCCGGGAACCGGGTGGACGACTACCCGCACCAGTTCTCCGGCGGCATGCGCCAGCGCATCATGATCGCCATGGCGATGGCCCTGGAACCGGCCCTGATCATCGCCGACGAGCCGACCACCGCGCTCGACGTGACCGTGCAGGCCCAGGTGATGGACCTGCTGGCGGAGCTCCAGGCCGAGTACCGGATGGGCCTGATCCTGATCACCCACGACCTCGGCGTGGTGGCCGACGTGGCCGACAAGATCGCGGTGATGTACGCCGGACGGATCGTCGAGACCGCGCCGGTGCACGACCTCTACGGCGGCCCCGGGCACCCCTACACGCAGGGCCTGCTGGACTCGATCCCGAGGCTGGACCAGAAGGGCCAGGAGCTCTACGCGATCAAGGGCCTGCCGCCCAACCTGCTGCGGATCCCGCCGGGCTGCGCCTTCAACCCGCGCTGCCCGCGCGCCCAGGAGATCTGCCGCACCACCGAGCCACCGCTCTTCGAGGTGACCGACGAGTCGGGCGCGCCGCGCCCGGGCCGGGCCAGTGCCTGCCACTTCTGGAAGGAGACGCTCCGTGGTGAATGA
- a CDS encoding ABC transporter permease: MPDQEKYNDSDPLAEAGKEDEEMPSAVENRQFDLGTLEGETLIKAERLQDQPQAPAADDRVAPRSLWQDAWRDLRTNPIFIVSGLLIVFLVLVAIFPWMMTSTNPLNCDLTKSQLGPTSGHPFGYDTQGCDVYARTVYGARASITVGVCATAGAALVGTLLGGLAGFFAGATDSLISRIADIFFGIPILLGGLVFLSVIKTKSIWIVVAFIVVLGWPQLARIARGAVITAKQQDYVTAARALGAGSSRLMLRHILPNAVAPIIVVATIALGTYIALEATLSYLGVGLKPPTVSWGIDISAASDSFSVAPHMLLFPAGALSITVLAFIMLGDAVRDALDPKLR, translated from the coding sequence ATGCCTGACCAGGAGAAGTACAACGACTCGGATCCGCTGGCCGAGGCCGGCAAGGAAGACGAGGAGATGCCGAGTGCGGTAGAGAACCGCCAGTTCGACCTCGGCACCTTGGAAGGCGAGACGTTGATCAAGGCGGAACGCCTCCAGGACCAACCGCAGGCCCCCGCCGCCGACGACCGGGTGGCGCCGCGCAGCCTCTGGCAGGACGCCTGGCGGGACCTGCGGACCAACCCGATCTTCATCGTCTCGGGCCTGCTGATCGTCTTCCTGGTGCTGGTGGCGATCTTCCCGTGGATGATGACCTCGACCAACCCGCTCAACTGCGACCTGACCAAGTCCCAGCTGGGGCCCACCTCCGGGCACCCGTTCGGCTACGACACCCAGGGCTGCGACGTCTACGCCCGCACCGTCTACGGGGCCCGGGCCTCGATCACGGTCGGCGTCTGCGCCACCGCCGGGGCGGCCCTGGTCGGCACCCTGCTGGGCGGCCTGGCCGGCTTCTTCGCCGGCGCGACCGACTCGCTGATCTCCCGGATCGCCGACATCTTCTTCGGCATCCCGATCCTGCTCGGCGGCCTGGTCTTCCTCTCGGTGATCAAGACCAAGTCGATCTGGATCGTGGTGGCCTTCATCGTGGTGCTCGGCTGGCCGCAGCTCGCCCGCATCGCGCGCGGCGCGGTGATCACCGCGAAACAGCAGGACTACGTGACCGCGGCCCGGGCGCTCGGCGCGGGCAGCTCGCGGCTGATGCTCCGGCACATCCTGCCGAACGCGGTCGCACCGATCATCGTGGTCGCCACCATCGCGCTCGGCACCTACATCGCGCTGGAGGCCACCCTGAGCTACCTCGGCGTCGGCCTCAAGCCGCCGACCGTCTCCTGGGGCATCGACATCTCGGCCGCCTCGGACAGCTTCAGCGTGGCGCCGCACATGCTGCTCTTCCCGGCCGGCGCGCTGAGCATCACCGTGCTCGCCTTCATCATGCTCGGCGACGCGGTGCGCGACGCCCTTGACCCCAAGCTGCGCTGA
- a CDS encoding ABC transporter permease: MGRYVLRRLLQMIPVFIGTTFLIFVMVHALGDPVNALFGDRAPDPAVAAQIRAQYNLNDPLWQQYLLYMGRLFKWDFGTTFSGQTVTSQLAAAYPTTLKLTAVAFTIEVVVGIGLGLLSGLRRGRIADNSVLILTLVVISIPTFVTGYVLQYLVGVKWGILPATVGFDVTFQSLILPGIVLASVSLAYVARLTRTTVAENSRADYVRTAVAKGLPRRRVVINHLLRNSLIPVVTFLGTDLGALMGGALVTERIFNIHGVGYTLYQGIVRQSSNTVVGFVTILVIVFLAANLLVDLLYAVLDPRIRYA, from the coding sequence ATGGGACGTTACGTCCTGAGGCGCCTGCTCCAGATGATCCCGGTCTTCATCGGGACCACCTTCCTGATCTTCGTCATGGTGCACGCGCTCGGTGACCCGGTCAACGCGCTCTTCGGCGACCGCGCCCCCGACCCGGCGGTCGCCGCCCAGATCCGGGCCCAGTACAACCTGAACGACCCGCTCTGGCAGCAGTACCTGCTCTACATGGGCCGGCTGTTCAAGTGGGACTTCGGCACCACCTTCAGCGGACAGACCGTCACCTCGCAGCTGGCCGCCGCCTATCCGACCACGCTCAAGCTGACCGCCGTCGCCTTCACCATCGAGGTGGTGGTCGGCATCGGCCTCGGCCTGCTCAGCGGGCTGCGCCGGGGCCGGATCGCGGACAACAGCGTGCTGATCCTGACCCTGGTGGTGATCTCCATCCCCACCTTCGTCACCGGCTACGTGCTGCAGTACCTGGTCGGGGTGAAGTGGGGGATCCTGCCGGCCACGGTCGGCTTCGACGTCACCTTCCAGTCGCTGATCCTGCCCGGCATCGTGCTGGCCTCGGTCTCGCTGGCCTACGTGGCCCGGCTGACCCGCACCACGGTCGCGGAGAACTCCCGGGCCGACTACGTGCGCACCGCGGTGGCCAAGGGGCTGCCGAGGCGCCGCGTGGTGATCAACCACCTGCTGCGGAACTCGCTGATCCCGGTGGTCACCTTCCTCGGCACCGACCTGGGCGCGCTGATGGGCGGCGCGCTGGTCACCGAGCGGATCTTCAACATCCACGGCGTCGGCTACACGCTCTACCAGGGGATCGTCCGGCAGAGCAGCAACACCGTGGTCGGCTTCGTGACCATCCTGGTGATCGTCTTCCTGGCGGCCAACCTGCTCGTCGACCTGCTCTACGCGGTCCTGGACCCGAGGATCCGGTATGCCTGA
- a CDS encoding peptide ABC transporter substrate-binding protein: MRAAKIRWAIVAVTSVALAATGCSSSKSSGGSSSGGVVRAWWGDPQNPLEPANTNEVNGATVMNNIFAGLVQYDPKTSAASNANADSITSSDQQNWTVKLKPGWKFSDGTTVTAKSYVDAWNYGALSTNKQIDASFFAYVQGYNDVAPATGSPTAQTMSGLKVVDDNTFTVALTQKFSTWPQTLGYNAYYPLPAAFFSDHAGYLNKPIGNGPYMVQSYTRSQQMQLVPNPDYSGANKPKNGGITLTVYTDPNAAYSDLQSGALDVDNTLSTTALKTLAGGASGGRFLNTPAGIIQTISFPLYQANWNTENAKLVRQGISMAIDRPTITKTIFTNTRTPATDWTSPVLGDSGGYKAGLCGDLCTYNPTKAKQLIQQGGGIPGGQLTISYNADGGHKDWVDATCNSINQALGNNNACVGNPIGTFADFRNQVTSQKMTGAFRTGWQMDYPLIQDFMQPVYTVGGSSNDSHYNNPAFDSQVNTANAEPDQAKSVADFQTAEKMLVTDVPAIPLWYQNGTVAWSNHVNNVTLDPFSIPVYWQITTS, translated from the coding sequence ATGCGCGCAGCCAAGATCCGCTGGGCCATCGTCGCTGTCACCTCGGTGGCCCTGGCGGCCACCGGCTGCAGCAGCAGCAAGAGCAGCGGCGGTTCGTCGTCCGGCGGAGTCGTCCGAGCCTGGTGGGGCGACCCGCAGAACCCGTTGGAACCGGCGAACACCAACGAGGTGAACGGCGCCACGGTGATGAACAACATCTTCGCCGGCCTGGTCCAGTACGACCCCAAGACGAGCGCCGCGAGCAACGCCAACGCCGACTCGATCACCTCCTCCGACCAGCAGAACTGGACGGTGAAGCTGAAGCCGGGCTGGAAGTTCAGCGACGGCACGACGGTGACCGCGAAGTCCTACGTGGACGCCTGGAACTACGGCGCGCTCTCCACCAACAAGCAGATCGACGCCAGCTTCTTCGCCTACGTCCAGGGCTACAACGACGTCGCCCCGGCCACCGGCTCGCCGACCGCGCAGACCATGTCCGGCCTCAAGGTGGTGGACGACAACACCTTCACGGTGGCGCTCACCCAGAAGTTCTCCACCTGGCCGCAGACCCTGGGCTACAACGCCTACTACCCGCTGCCCGCTGCCTTCTTCAGCGACCACGCCGGCTACCTCAACAAGCCGATCGGCAACGGGCCCTACATGGTCCAGTCGTACACCCGCAGCCAGCAGATGCAGCTGGTGCCGAACCCGGACTACAGCGGTGCCAACAAGCCGAAGAACGGCGGCATCACGCTGACCGTCTACACCGACCCGAACGCGGCCTACTCGGACCTGCAGTCCGGCGCGCTGGACGTGGACAACACGCTCTCCACCACCGCGCTGAAGACGCTGGCCGGCGGGGCGAGCGGCGGGCGGTTCCTGAACACCCCGGCCGGCATCATCCAGACCATCTCGTTCCCGCTCTACCAGGCGAACTGGAACACCGAGAACGCCAAGCTGGTGCGCCAGGGCATCTCGATGGCGATCGACCGGCCCACCATCACGAAGACCATCTTCACCAACACCCGGACCCCGGCCACCGACTGGACCTCCCCGGTGCTCGGCGACTCCGGCGGCTACAAGGCCGGGCTCTGCGGTGACCTGTGCACCTACAACCCGACCAAGGCCAAGCAGCTGATCCAGCAGGGCGGCGGCATCCCCGGCGGCCAGCTGACGATCAGTTACAACGCCGACGGCGGCCACAAGGACTGGGTCGACGCCACCTGCAACAGCATCAACCAGGCACTGGGCAACAACAACGCCTGCGTCGGGAACCCGATCGGCACCTTCGCGGACTTCCGCAACCAGGTCACCAGCCAGAAGATGACCGGCGCCTTCCGCACCGGCTGGCAGATGGACTACCCGCTGATCCAGGACTTCATGCAGCCGGTCTACACGGTCGGCGGCTCGTCCAACGACTCGCACTACAACAACCCGGCCTTCGACAGCCAGGTGAACACCGCGAACGCCGAGCCCGACCAGGCCAAGTCCGTCGCGGACTTCCAGACCGCGGAGAAGATGCTGGTCACCGACGTGCCGGCGATCCCGCTCTGGTACCAGAACGGCACGGTCGCCTGGTCCAACCACGTCAACAACGTGACGCTCGACCCGTTCAGCATCCCGGTCTACTGGCAGATCACCACCAGCTAG
- the typA gene encoding translational GTPase TypA, whose translation MPTRNDIRNVAIVAHVDHGKTTLVDAMLKQAGAFAAHQHLDDRMMDSNDLEREKGITILAKNTAVKYHPKEGGAPITINIIDTPGHADFGGEVERGLSMVDAVVLLVDASEGPLPQTRFVLRKALTAKLPVILCINKTDRPDSRIDEVINETYDLFLDLDATEDQIEFPIVYACARDGVASLTKPENGTVPADSDSLEPFFSTILAHVPAPEYDEDAPLQAHVTNLDADNFLGRIALCRVEQGELRKGQQVAWMKRDGSIQQVKITELLMTEALTRKPAEVAGPGDICAVAGIPDIMIGETLADLENPVALPLITVDEPAISMVIGTNTSPLVGKGGKGHKVTARMVKDRLDRELIGNVSLRVIPTERPDAWEVQGRGELALAILVETMRRELFELTVGKPQVVTKVVNGKVHEPVERMTIDSPEEYLGAITQLMAVRKGRMETMTNHGSGWVRMEFIVPSRGLIGFRTQFLTDTRGTGIAHSIFEGHEPWFGELRMRNNGSLVADRAGVVTPFAMMGIQERGTLFVEPTTEVYEGMIVGENSRQDDMDINITKEKKLTNMRAASSDTTENLVPPRKLSLEQSLEFCREDECIEVTPETVRIRKVVLDQKERGRTASRAKKA comes from the coding sequence ATGCCCACGCGCAATGACATCCGCAACGTCGCCATCGTCGCCCACGTCGACCACGGCAAGACGACCCTGGTCGACGCGATGCTCAAGCAGGCTGGTGCCTTCGCGGCCCACCAGCACCTTGACGACCGCATGATGGACTCGAACGACCTGGAGCGCGAGAAGGGCATCACCATTCTCGCGAAGAACACCGCGGTCAAGTACCACCCCAAGGAGGGTGGCGCGCCGATCACCATCAACATCATCGACACCCCGGGTCACGCCGACTTCGGTGGCGAGGTCGAGCGCGGCCTCTCGATGGTGGACGCGGTCGTCCTGCTGGTCGACGCCTCCGAGGGCCCGCTGCCGCAGACCCGCTTCGTGCTGCGCAAGGCGCTGACCGCGAAGCTGCCGGTCATCCTGTGCATCAACAAGACCGACCGTCCGGACTCCCGGATCGACGAGGTCATCAACGAGACCTACGACCTCTTCCTGGACCTCGACGCCACCGAGGACCAGATCGAGTTCCCGATCGTCTACGCCTGTGCCCGTGACGGCGTCGCCTCGCTGACCAAGCCGGAGAACGGCACCGTCCCGGCCGACAGCGACTCGCTGGAGCCGTTCTTCTCCACCATCCTGGCGCACGTCCCGGCCCCGGAGTACGACGAGGACGCCCCGCTGCAGGCGCACGTCACCAACCTGGACGCCGACAACTTCCTCGGCCGCATCGCGCTCTGCCGCGTCGAGCAGGGCGAGCTGCGCAAGGGCCAGCAGGTCGCGTGGATGAAGCGGGACGGCTCGATCCAGCAGGTCAAGATCACCGAGCTGCTGATGACCGAGGCGCTCACCCGCAAGCCGGCCGAGGTGGCCGGCCCGGGCGACATCTGCGCCGTCGCCGGCATCCCCGACATCATGATCGGCGAGACCCTGGCCGACCTGGAGAACCCGGTCGCGCTGCCGCTGATCACGGTGGACGAGCCGGCCATCTCCATGGTCATCGGCACCAACACCTCGCCGCTGGTCGGCAAGGGCGGCAAGGGCCACAAGGTCACCGCCCGCATGGTGAAGGACCGCCTGGACCGCGAGCTGATCGGTAACGTCTCGCTGCGCGTCATCCCGACCGAGCGCCCCGACGCCTGGGAGGTGCAGGGCCGCGGTGAGCTGGCGCTGGCCATCCTGGTCGAGACCATGCGCCGGGAGCTCTTCGAGCTGACCGTCGGCAAGCCGCAGGTCGTCACCAAGGTCGTCAACGGCAAGGTGCACGAGCCGGTCGAGCGGATGACCATCGACAGCCCCGAGGAGTACCTCGGCGCGATCACCCAGCTGATGGCCGTCCGCAAGGGCCGCATGGAGACCATGACGAACCACGGCTCCGGCTGGGTCCGCATGGAGTTCATCGTGCCGTCGCGCGGTCTGATCGGGTTCCGCACCCAGTTCCTGACCGACACCCGCGGCACCGGCATCGCGCACAGCATCTTCGAGGGCCACGAGCCGTGGTTCGGCGAGCTGCGGATGCGCAACAACGGTTCGCTGGTGGCCGACCGCGCCGGTGTCGTGACCCCGTTCGCCATGATGGGCATCCAGGAGCGCGGCACCCTGTTCGTCGAGCCCACCACCGAGGTGTACGAGGGCATGATCGTCGGCGAGAACTCGCGCCAGGACGACATGGACATCAACATCACCAAGGAGAAGAAGCTCACCAACATGCGTGCGGCCTCCTCCGACACCACCGAGAACCTGGTGCCGCCGCGCAAGCTCTCGCTGGAGCAGTCGCTGGAGTTCTGCCGCGAGGACGAGTGCATCGAGGTGACCCCGGAGACCGTGCGCATCCGCAAGGTCGTCCTGGACCAGAAGGAGCGCGGCCGGACCGCCTCGCGCGCCAAGAAGGCCTGA